Proteins encoded within one genomic window of Humulus lupulus chromosome 1, drHumLupu1.1, whole genome shotgun sequence:
- the LOC133832653 gene encoding uncharacterized protein LOC133832653, whose product MDMVAVGQQRMLQLHELEEIRNEAYESSRIYKEKTKVFMTNIFFGRVLWKVFPHGAVEVVSPSTGKSFKVNGQRLKPYYESMEEEQAAVIHLIDLVYVDE is encoded by the exons ATGGACATGGTTGCTGTAGGACAACAAAGAATGCTTCAATTGCATGAGCTAGAAGAAATACGCAACGAAGCATATGAGAGTTCGAGAATCTACAAGGAGAAAACCAAAGTTTTCATGACAAACATATTCTTCGGAAGAGTTTTGTGGAAG GTTTTTCCTCATGGAGCGGTAGAAGTTGTAAGTCCAAGTACCGGAAAGTCAttcaaggtgaatggtcagagattaAAGCCATATTATGAATCAATGGAGGAAGAACAAGCTGCGGTGATTCACCTCATTGACCTGGTATATGTTGATGAATGA